The sequence below is a genomic window from Candidatus Binataceae bacterium.
GATCGGCGACGCGGGCGTGACGTCGTTTCATCCGGCGGGCACCTGCAAGATGGGTCATGACGAGCTCGCGGTGGTTGACGATCAATTGCGCGTGCATGGCCTCGAGGGGTTGCGCGTCGTGGATACCTCGATCATGCCCCGGCTGGTGAGCGGCAATACGAATATGCCGACCATCATGATCGCCGAGAAAGCCGCGGATCTGATCCGCGGCCGCGCCGCGGTTCTGTTGGCCTCGGCGGCCAACCAATAGTCGCGTCATCGCGCCGGCAATGCGAACGCCTGCGCGAGTAATTCGTAGGAACGCAGGCGCGCCTGATGGTCATGTACGATCGTCACGACCATCAGCTCATCTACTCGCAGCTCATCGGCCATCAGCGTCAACTGATCGCGCACCCGCTCCGGCGCGCCGACGACGTAGCGGGGATACTCGCCGGTCTGCTCATGCGCGATTGGCGCGGCGTCGGGACCAAGTTCGCGCAGGGCCTCCGCGACGGTCGGGATGGGCCGCACGTCACCCTGACGGATGCGGCGGCGGAAGAGACGGGCACTCGCGAGCAGCCGCTGGGCCTCGGCGTCAGTCTCGGCGCAGACCACGCCCAACGCCAGTATCGCATGCGGGGCCCGCAGGCCAGATTTGGCCGCGGCAAAGTTCGCGCGATAGTGTGAGATCGCCGCCTGCACCGGTCCGGGCTCGATAAAATGCGCGAAGGCGTAAGGCAAACCGAGCTGCGCCGCCGCCGAAGCGCTCCACATGCTCGAACCGAGCAGCCAGACCTCGGGCCCCCCCGGCATCTCGGGCGAAACCTTGATCTGGCTGAACGGATGTTTGGGCGGAAAATCATGATTGAGAAAAGCTATCAGCTCGACCATCTGCTGGCCGAAATCATCCGGCGGCGGATAGTGCGCGCGATCGCGCCAGAGCGCGAAGGAATCGAGCGGCGTGCCGCCCGGAGCGCGTCCAATCCCGAGATCGATCCGGTTGGGATAGAGCGCGTGGAGCAGGCGAAAGTTCTCGACCACCTTGAACGGACTGTAATGCGGCAGCATCACGCCGCCCGAGCCAACGCGGATGGTGGAGGTCTCGGCGGCGACTCGCGCAATCAGAATCTCCGGCGCTGGGCTGGCCAGGGCCGGGATCGCGTGATGCTCGGCAATCCAGTAGCGCGCGTAGCCAAGCCGATCGGCAAGGCGCGCCAGTTCTATCGTATTGTGCAAGGCGTCGGCGGGCGTGCAGCCCTCCGGCACCGGCGATTGATCGATAACTGAAAGCTTCACCGATTGAATCTTACGCTACTTGCCGGAGAGCTGCGCGAAGCGCTCCGGATGCGCGGCGCGGGCTTGCTGCTCGAGCGCGTCGAGGCGTCCGGCCAGCGCATCGATTTGCGCGTCCTTCTGCTTCAGCACGGACACCTCATGCTGGAGCGTGGCGATTTGCGCATCCTTGTGCGCGAGCTGGCTAACCTGCTGCTGCAGCGACTGATTCTCCCGTTTCAACTTCTGCATCTCGTTGAGCAGCATCGCTGGGAGGACGTGATAGGCGACCGTCTCATGCTTGCCGTCGGTGCCGTTGACCACCAGCTCGGGATAGACCTTCGCGACCTCTTCGGCGATCAAGCCGTACTGCTGAGTCCCGGTCGGGTCGGCTTTGTAGCGAAAGGCCACCGGCCGTAAGCGCATCAGGTTGTCGCTGGCGTCGCCCATGTCGCGGACGTCGCGCTTGTAGCGCGCTGAGGAGGATACGACCCCGAGCTGTCCGTCCGAATTGACCACGACGGCGGCTCCCCCCGAAACGCCAGTATCGCTAATGCCGGCGATAAACGTTGCGGTCTGGGTGCCCGTGGTGCCGATCCTGATCGTGTTCGATTCCCCCGCGACACCGGCATCGTATATATCGATGTTGCTGCTGCCGGTAGTGAGATTGCTGCCAGCACTTTCGCCGATCGCAATATTGCTGCCGCCTGTGCTGTTGTTTACGAGCGCGTTTGCTCCAGCGGCCGTATTGCCGGTACCAATGGTATTATCGTTTAGGGCACTTGCACCGCTAGCGGTATTGTTGCTGCCAGTTGTGGTGTTACTGAGGGCACTCGCGCCACTGGCGGCGTTACTGGTGCCCGTGGTGTTGCTGAACAAGGCTAAGGCGCCGAAGGCCGCGTTGGCTGCGCCGGAGGTATTGTTGTTGAGGGCGCTCAGGCCGCTGGCCGTGTTTTGGGCCCCGGTGGTGTTCTGGGTGAGGGCACCGTAGCCGGTAGCTGTGTTGTTGCTGCCGACGGTGTTGAAATAAAGAGCGCTCACGCCGATGGCGGTGTTGCCGGTGCCCGTGGTGTTGCTGAGTAGCGCGTTGAGTCCATCGGCCGTGTTTAAATCTCCTGTAGTGTTGCTCAGCAGGGCATAGTCGCCGGTAGCCGTATTGTTGACACCCGCGGTGTTGTTCTCGAGCGCTTCGAAGCCGGTGGCCGTATCGCCGCTGCCGGTGGTGTTGTTGAGCAATGTGTCGAGGCCGACCGCCGTGTTGGCGAAACCCGTGGTGACGTTGACTCCTGGTCCAGCGGGACCGGCGGGTCCCTCTGGTCCTGACGGTCCGGCTGCGCCCGCCGCTCCAGCAGGCCCGGTGGGTCCGGCTGGCCCAGTTGGCCCGGCCGGACCCGTCGCACCCAACGTGTCCGCCGTCTGTTTCGACGTACAGCCTTGCCCACTTTTGACAAAAGTGGGTTTCCCGGTCTTGTCGTTTACGCACACGGTGATGGCTGTCTGTGCTGCGGCGACTCCGCCTGCAGCTACCGTGACAATCATTACAAGCGCCGCTAGATAATTCCGTCGCAGCGCCGAACCAGCTTGCCCTGCCCGTGCCATAGATCGTTCCTCCGCTGGCGAATCGCCAACCGAGGGAGCCTAACAGAGCTTCGATGCGAGTGTCACCGCGTCACCGTGCAACTTGAAGCGCGGCGGCGAAGTGCGCTAAGCAATCATCAGGCGGAAGCGTGACGGCACATCGGGCCGTATGCGCGATATCAGCTCCGCCGTTCGTCAGGAGGCTTCAATGCACGTCGGTTATGGTGCGGTGTTTCAGAATCCCGGCAATGCTCTTTCGGATACTGAGGTTTGGCGGCACGAGGTGCGGCTGGCCGAGATGGCCGAGCCGCTCGGCTTTGATTCGGTCTGGTCGATCGAGCATCACTTCGACGACTACACGATGTGCCCCGATCCGCTGCAATTTCTCACCTACATGGCCGGCGCGACGAAGAAAGTGAAGCTCGGCTCGATGGTCGTGGTGTTGCCGTGGCACGATCCAATTCGCGTCGCCGAGCAGGTTTCAGTGCTCGACCACCTGTCGAACGGCCGCTTCATCCTCGGGATCGGCCGCGGGCTGGCGCGGATCGAATACGAGGGCTTCCGGCTCGATCAGAACGAAGGTCGCGCGCTCTTCGTCGAGTACGCCGAATTGATTTTGAACGCGCTGGAGAAGGGCTATATGGAGGGCGGCGCGATGACCAAGCAGCCGCGCCGCGATATCCGCCCCTTCCCGGCGCGATCGTTCCGCGGACGCACCTATGCCGCCGCGGTCTCGCCGGAATCGATGCCGATCATGGCCAAGCTCGGAGTCGGCGTGCTGGTCATCCCGCAGAAGCCGTGGGATGCGGTCAAGCAGGACTTCGCGGTCTATCACAAAGTGTGGCGCGAGGTGAACGGCACCGAGCCGCCTCATCCGTTGAGCGGCGGCTTCATCTTCGTCGACGAGGACAAGTCGCGCGCGCAGGAGTTGGGGATGAAGTACATCACCGACTACTACCACACGGCAATGCGCCACTACGAAATGACGGCGGAAAAATTTGGCTCGCACAAGAGCTACGAATTCTACAGCCACGTCGGCAAATATATCGCCAAGCACGGCATGGACGAGGCGGCGAAAGATTTTGCCGAGCTGATGCCCTTCGGGACGCCCGCGCAGGTGCTCGAAAAGCTACGCTTCATGCAGGAAACCATCAACATGGACGGGGTGATGGGCAACTTCGCCTATGCCGGAATGCCCTTCGACGAAGCCGAACGCAACCTCAAGTGCTTCGCAACCAAGGTGATGCCGGAGTTGAAAAAGTGGCAGGCGACGCCACTCAAGGAAGGCGCTGCGCTCAAAGGAATCGGCGCGCAAGCCGCCTGAGTAATTAACCCGGTACGGAGTTAGAATGGGGCCTTCATCCAGGCGGATGGGGCCCCGTTATTTTTGTCCTGATGCAGCGTATGCGGGAGGCTGCGGCAGAAAACCGGTACCGGCTTCGCTGACGCGAAGCTGTCCGAGATCCTTCGACTCCGTTCGCGTCGCTCACTTCGCTCAGGATGACAATAAACGCTGCCCGGGTGGTGAATGCCGACCACTTTTGCAAACACTTCTAACTCATGGCGCTCGCGTCAGGCCACCTTTGAGATGAACGTCTCGGCCTGCGTCGCGAACTCGTTCGCACTCGCATAGCGGCCCAAATCGAGAATGAAATAGGTCGCGCCGGCTTCGCGTTCAGCCTCGACTCGCGCCCGTGCCGCACCGAGGTCGTCAAACTTCATCCCGCGACGCA
It includes:
- a CDS encoding tail fiber domain-containing protein, giving the protein MLNNTTGSGDTATGFEALENNTAGVNNTATGDYALLSNTTGDLNTADGLNALLSNTTGTGNTAIGVSALYFNTVGSNNTATGYGALTQNTTGAQNTASGLSALNNNTSGAANAAFGALALFSNTTGTSNAASGASALSNTTTGSNNTASGASALNDNTIGTGNTAAGANALVNNSTGGSNIAIGESAGSNLTTGSSNIDIYDAGVAGESNTIRIGTTGTQTATFIAGISDTGVSGGAAVVVNSDGQLGVVSSSARYKRDVRDMGDASDNLMRLRPVAFRYKADPTGTQQYGLIAEEVAKVYPELVVNGTDGKHETVAYHVLPAMLLNEMQKLKRENQSLQQQVSQLAHKDAQIATLQHEVSVLKQKDAQIDALAGRLDALEQQARAAHPERFAQLSGK
- a CDS encoding LLM class flavin-dependent oxidoreductase; this encodes MKLSVIDQSPVPEGCTPADALHNTIELARLADRLGYARYWIAEHHAIPALASPAPEILIARVAAETSTIRVGSGGVMLPHYSPFKVVENFRLLHALYPNRIDLGIGRAPGGTPLDSFALWRDRAHYPPPDDFGQQMVELIAFLNHDFPPKHPFSQIKVSPEMPGGPEVWLLGSSMWSASAAAQLGLPYAFAHFIEPGPVQAAISHYRANFAAAKSGLRAPHAILALGVVCAETDAEAQRLLASARLFRRRIRQGDVRPIPTVAEALRELGPDAAPIAHEQTGEYPRYVVGAPERVRDQLTLMADELRVDELMVVTIVHDHQARLRSYELLAQAFALPAR
- a CDS encoding LLM class flavin-dependent oxidoreductase, coding for MHVGYGAVFQNPGNALSDTEVWRHEVRLAEMAEPLGFDSVWSIEHHFDDYTMCPDPLQFLTYMAGATKKVKLGSMVVVLPWHDPIRVAEQVSVLDHLSNGRFILGIGRGLARIEYEGFRLDQNEGRALFVEYAELILNALEKGYMEGGAMTKQPRRDIRPFPARSFRGRTYAAAVSPESMPIMAKLGVGVLVIPQKPWDAVKQDFAVYHKVWREVNGTEPPHPLSGGFIFVDEDKSRAQELGMKYITDYYHTAMRHYEMTAEKFGSHKSYEFYSHVGKYIAKHGMDEAAKDFAELMPFGTPAQVLEKLRFMQETINMDGVMGNFAYAGMPFDEAERNLKCFATKVMPELKKWQATPLKEGAALKGIGAQAA